One window of the Carassius auratus strain Wakin chromosome 20, ASM336829v1, whole genome shotgun sequence genome contains the following:
- the LOC113121288 gene encoding heparan sulfate glucosamine 3-O-sulfotransferase 5, whose translation MLFSQQQWLRQKFFVLGSLVLGSLFFLVVREGTLDRLHLICPIKDRLCPADTSGQMPLHTLQLKQALGLKLHRRNRTREQLRTHHLIKQLPRAIIIGVRKGGTRALLEMLSLHPAVVKASQEVHFFDNEKNYARGVDWYLKKMPFSFPHQITVEKSPAYFITEEVPERIFKMNSSIKLLLIVREPTTRTVSDYTQVLEGKEHKNKTYNKFEELVVDTNTCEVNTKYKAVRTSIYSKYLEHWLKFFPIEQFHIVDGDSLITDPLPELKLVERFLNLPSRISQYNLYFNATRGFFCLRFNFMFSKCLADSKGRIHPDVNPSIKEKLRRFFHPFNQKFYQITGRTFNWP comes from the exons ATGCTGTTTTCACAGCAGCAGTGGCTGAGGCAGAAGTTCTTTGTACTGGGTAGCTTGGTTCTTGGGAGTCTTTTCTTTCTAGTGGTTCGAGAGGGCACTTTAGACAG ACTGCACCTCATCTGCCCCATTAAGGACAGACTGTGCCCTGCAGATACATCAGGGCAGATGCCTTTACATACCTTGCAGCTAAAGCAGGCTTTAGGTCTTAAGCTGCACAGGAGAAACAGGACAAGGGAGCAGCTGCGAACGCACCACCTCATCAAGCAGCTGCCCAGAGCCATCATCATCGGAGTGAGGAAAGGTGGAACACGTGCACTGCTGGAGATGCTCAGTCTTCACCCTGCTGTTGTCAAGGCCTCCCAGGAGGTCCACTTTTTCGACAATGAAAAGAACTATGCTCGTGGTGTTGACTGGTACCTCAAAAAGATGCCCTTCTCTTTTCCACATCAAATAACTGTTGAGAAGAGTCCTGCATATTTCATCACTGAGGAGGTACCTGAGAGGATATTTAAGATGAATTCCTCTATTAAACTTCTGTTGATTGTGCGTGAGCCAACCACCCGCACCGTTTCAGACTACACACAGGTCCTAGAGGGCAAAGAGCACAAGAACAAAACATACAACAAGTTTGAGGAACTTGTGGTTGATACCAACACTTGTGAGGTGAACACAAAGTACAAGGCTGTACGGACAAGCATCTACAGCAAGTACCTAGAACACTGGTTAAAGTTCTTTCCCATTGAGCAGTTTCACATAGTTGATGGAGACAGCCTCATCACAGACCCACTTCCAGAGCTTAAGCTGGTCGAACGATTCTTAAACCTTCCTTCACGAATCAGCCAGTACAATCTGTACTTTAATGCCACACGTGGCTTCTTCTGCCTGCGCTTCAACTTCATGTTCAGCAAGTGTCTGGCGGATAGTAAGGGCAGAATCCATCCAGATGTAAATCCCTCCATCAAGGAAAAACTGCGGCGCTTTTTCCATCCATTTAACCAGAAGTTCTATCAAATCACAGGCAGGACATTCAACTGGCCCTGA